Proteins encoded together in one Ipomoea triloba cultivar NCNSP0323 chromosome 4, ASM357664v1 window:
- the LOC116016651 gene encoding chalcone synthase DIV isoform X2, whose amino-acid sequence MVTVEEVRKAQRAEGPATILAIGTATPANCVNQSTYPDYYFRITNSEHKTELKEKFQRMCDKSMITKRYMHLTEEILKENPSFCEYMAPSLDARQDIAVVEVPKLGKEAAQSAIKEWGQPKSKITHVVFCTTSGVDMPGADYQLTKLLGLRPSVKRLMMYQQGCFAGGTVLRLAKDLAENNKGARVLIVCSEITVVTFRGPSETHLDSLVGQALFGDGAAAVIVGADPTPAEKPLFQLVSAAQTLAPDSCGAIDGHLREVGLTFHLLKDVPSVVSNNIEKCLLEAFNPLGISDWNSIFWIAHPGGPAILDQVEDKLGLKPEKLRATRHVLSEYGNMSSACVLFILDEMRKASSNDGLGTTGEGLEWGVLFGFGPGLTIETVVLHSVPT is encoded by the exons ATGGTGACCGTCGAGGAGGTCAGGAAGGCGCAACGTGCGGAGGGTCCGGCGACCATTCTGGCCATCGGAACCGCCACGCCGGCCAACTGCGTCAACCAAAGCACCTACCCCGACTACTATTTTCGTATCACTAATAGCGAGCATAAAACCGAGCTCAAAGAGAAATTTCAGCGCATGt GTGACAAATCAATGATCACGAAGAGATACATGCACTTAACCGAGGAAATAttgaaggaaaacccaagcttTTGTGAATACATGGCGCCTTCTTTGGATGCCCGGCAAGACATTGCGGTGGTGGAGGTGCCGAAGCTTGGGAAAGAAGCCGCCCAGAGCGCCATCAAGGAGTGGGGCCAACCAAAGTCCAAGATCACCCACGTGGTCTTCTGCACCACCAGCGGCGTGGACATGCCGGGCGCGGACTACCAGCTCACCAAGCTGCTCGGCCTCCGCCCTTCCGTGAAGCGCCTCATGATGTACCAGCAGGGCTGCTTCGCTGGCGGCACCGTCCTCCGCCTCGCCAAGGACCTAGCCGAGAACAACAAGGGCGCCCGCGTGCTAATCGTCTGCTCGGAGATCACCGTCGTGACTTTCCGCGGGCCGAGCGAGACGCACTTGGATAGCCTGGTCGGCCAGGCACTGTTCGGGGACGGAGCGGCCGCGGTTATAGTCGGGGCCGACCCGACCCCGGCCG AGAAGCCGCTGTTCCAGCTCGTCTCAGCCGCGCAGACCTTGGCGCCCGATAGCTGCGGCGCGATCGACGGGCATTTACGAGAAGTGGGGCTCACGTTCCATTTACTCAAGGACGTCCCCTCCGTGGTCTCGAACAACATCGAGAAGTGCTTGCTCGAGGCGTTCAATCCTCTCGGCATTTCCGACTGGAACTCTATTTTCTGGATTGCCCACCCGGGCGGGCCGGCGATTCTGGACCAAGTGGAGGACAAGTTGGGGCTAAAACCCGAAAAACTCCGAGCCACACGACACGTGCTGAGCGAGTACGGGAACATGTCGAGCGCGTGTGTTTTGTTCATTCTGGATGAGATGCGGAAAGCCTCGTCTAATGATGGGCTTGGGACCACTGGTGAAGGGCTCGAGTGGGGTGTGCTGTTTGGGTTTGGGCCTGGGCTTACAATCGAGACTGTGGTCCTCCATAGCGTCCCAACTTAA
- the LOC116016651 gene encoding chalcone synthase DIV isoform X1, translating into MVTVEEVRKAQRAEGPATILAIGTATPANCVNQSTYPDYYFRITNSEHKTELKEKFQRMCDKSMITKRYMHLTEEILKENPSFCEYMAPSLDARQDIAVVEVPKLGKEAAQSAIKEWGQPKSKITHVVFCTTSGVDMPGADYQLTKLLGLRPSVKRLMMYQQGCFAGGTVLRLAKDLAENNKGARVLIVCSEITVVTFRGPSETHLDSLVGQALFGDGAAAVIVGADPTPAEKPLFQLVSAAQTLAPDSCGAIDGHLREVGLTFHLLKDVPSVVSNNIEKCLLEAFNPLGISDWNSIFWIAHPGGPAILDQVEDKLGLKPEKLRATRHVLSEYGNMSSACVLFILDEMRKASSNDGLGTTGEGLEWGVLFGFGPGLTIETVVLHSVPT; encoded by the exons ATGGTGACCGTCGAGGAGGTCAGGAAGGCGCAACGTGCGGAGGGTCCGGCGACCATTCTGGCCATCGGAACCGCCACGCCGGCCAACTGCGTCAACCAAAGCACCTACCCCGACTACTATTTTCGTATCACTAATAGCGAGCATAAAACCGAGCTCAAAGAGAAATTTCAGCGCATGt GTGACAAATCAATGATCACGAAGAGATACATGCACTTAACCGAGGAAATAttgaaggaaaacccaagcttTTGTGAATACATGGCGCCTTCTTTGGATGCCCGGCAAGACATTGCGGTGGTGGAGGTGCCGAAGCTTGGGAAAGAAGCCGCCCAGAGCGCCATCAAGGAGTGGGGCCAACCAAAGTCCAAGATCACCCACGTGGTCTTCTGCACCACCAGCGGCGTGGACATGCCGGGCGCGGACTACCAGCTCACCAAGCTGCTCGGCCTCCGCCCTTCCGTGAAGCGCCTCATGATGTACCAGCAGGGCTGCTTCGCTGGCGGCACCGTCCTCCGCCTCGCCAAGGACCTAGCCGAGAACAACAAGGGCGCCCGCGTGCTAATCGTCTGCTCGGAGATCACCGTCGTGACTTTCCGCGGGCCGAGCGAGACGCACTTGGATAGCCTGGTCGGCCAGGCACTGTTCGGGGACGGAGCGGCCGCGGTTATAGTCGGGGCCGACCCGACCCCGGCCGAGAAGCCGCTGTTCCAGCTCGTCTCAGCCGCGCAGACCTTGGCGCCCGATAGCTGCGGCGCGATCGACGGGCATTTACGAGAAGTGGGGCTCACGTTCCATTTACTCAAGGACGTCCCCTCCGTGGTCTCGAACAACATCGAGAAGTGCTTGCTCGAGGCGTTCAATCCTCTCGGCATTTCCGACTGGAACTCTATTTTCTGGATTGCCCACCCGGGCGGGCCGGCGATTCTGGACCAAGTGGAGGACAAGTTGGGGCTAAAACCCGAAAAACTCCGAGCCACACGACACGTGCTGAGCGAGTACGGGAACATGTCGAGCGCGTGTGTTTTGTTCATTCTGGATGAGATGCGGAAAGCCTCGTCTAATGATGGGCTTGGGACCACTGGTGAAGGGCTCGAGTGGGGTGTGCTGTTTGGGTTTGGGCCTGGGCTTACAATCGAGACTGTGGTCCTCCATAGCGTCCCAACTTAA
- the LOC116015122 gene encoding salicylate carboxymethyltransferase-like, producing MKVVEVLHMNGGIGDTSYANNSLLQQKVIQMTKPVTDEAIAGVYAALSPNIISIADLGCSSGPNTFLAVSELMRAVDGARKNLRRHHSPEFHIYLNDLPGNDFNAIFRSLPQYVEGFKQEMGEGFGPCFFNGVPGSFYSRLFPTNALHFVHSSYSLMWLSQVPKGAEENKGNIYLAAASPPCVIKAYYEQFQNDFLTFLKCRSQELIIGGRMVLTILGRKSEDPCSNEGGQIWELLAMALNELVEEGFIEEEKLNTFNIPQYTPSPAEVKLLVEKEGSFSINFLEATNIHWTASEFVDDVRRDHDGYNVTKCMRAVAEPLLVSHFGEGIIEKVFHKYQNKIVDSMTKENTQFFNVTVSVTKTCDS from the exons ATGAAAGTTGTAGAAGTTCTTCATATGAATGGAGGAATTGGTGACACAAGCTATGCCAATAACTCCCTCCTTCAG CAAAAGGTGATCCAGATGACAAAGCCAGTAACAGACGAAGCCATAGCCGGAGTCTACGCCGCCCTATCCCCAAACATAATCTCCATTGCAGATCTAGGCTGCTCCTCTGGCCCGAACACTTTCTTAGCCGTGTCCGAGCTGATGAGGGCCGTGGACGGCGCCCGGAAGAATCTCCGGCGGCACCACTCGCCGGAATTCCACATCTACTTGAACGACCTCCCCGGCAACGACTTCAACGCCATTTTCCGATCCTTGCCACAATACGTAGAAGGTTTCAAGCAAGAGATGGGAGAAGGGTTTGGGCCGTGCTTCTTCAATGGCGTCCCTGGATCCTTTTACTCCAGGCTTTTCCCTACCAACGCTCTGCATTTCGTCCATTCCTCTTACAGTCTCATGTGGCTATCTCAA GTACCTAAAGGAGCAGAAGAGAACAAAGGAAACATTTACTTGGCAGCTGCAAGTCCACCTTGTGTGATTAAAGCATATTATGAGcaatttcaaaatgattttttgacatttttaaagTGTCGGTCTCAAGAATTAATAATCGGTGGGCGAATGGTTTTAACGATTTTGGGTAGAAAAAGTGAAGATCCTTGTAGCAATGAAGGTGGTCAGATTTGGGAACTCTTGGCCATGGCCTTAAATGAACTGGTTGAggag GGATTTATAGAAGAGGAGAAGCTAAACACATTCAACATCCCTCAATACACACCATCTCCGGCAGAAGTGAAGCTCTTAGTGGAGAAAGAAGGGTCCTTCTCCATCAACTTCTTGGAGGCCACAAATATTCATTGGACTGCAAGTGAATTCGTGGACGATGTTAGGCGTGACCACGACGGGTACAATGTTACAAAGTGCATGAGGGCCGTGGCTGAACCCTTGCTTGTTAGTCATTTTGGTGAGGGTATTATTGAGAAGGTGTTCCACAAGTACCAAAACAAGATTGTGGATTCTATGACAAAGGAGAACACGCAATTTTTCAATGTCACTGTCTCTGTCACAAAAACTTGTGATTCATAA